One genomic window of Monodelphis domestica isolate mMonDom1 chromosome 1, mMonDom1.pri, whole genome shotgun sequence includes the following:
- the LOC103098543 gene encoding bactericidal permeability-increasing protein, which yields MKIPEDNHRMIYFAVSPYFFDSAKQVYQDAGIKSLKMTNEMVPKDSKFPLTTKVYGTLIPQVSKNFPNMKMQFILDMPSIPSIIITSKNNTSFMSSISTQAYAIFPNSSLAPLFRISLVSMDWAWKTHGW from the exons ATGAAAATCCCTGAAGACAATCACCGAATGATTTATTTTGCCGTCTCACCTTACTTCTTTGACTCAGCCAAACAAGTTTACCAAGATGCTGGAATAAAATCCCTCAAAATGACTAATGAAATG GTTCCAAAGGACTCCAAATTCCCTCTGACAACCAAGGTCTATGGAACTCTGATCCCTCAG GTTTCCAAGAACTTCCCCAACATGAAAATGCAGTTCATCCTTGACATGCCTTCTATACCATCTATCATCATCACCTCTAAAAATAATACGAGCTTCATGTCTTCTATTTCAACTCAAGCCTATGCTATTTTCCCTAATTCTTCTCTGGCCCCGCTCTTTCGGATTAGCCTGGTCAGTATGGATTGGGCTTGGAAAACTCATGGGTGGTAG